One Thalassotalea sediminis DNA segment encodes these proteins:
- the lgt gene encoding prolipoprotein diacylglyceryl transferase — MTHFVWNVDPVLLSLGPITIHWYGALFASAIFAGLYYMKWIFTLEKRDVALLDNLLMYVVLGIIIGARLGHCFFYDPSFYLANPLKIFAIWEGGLASHGGGLGAILGTWLFCKNNHIQTLWLLDRLAIATAVFGIFVRLANFVNSEILGHQSDVPWAIVFERVDAIARHPAQLYEAIAYLLIAITLTMLYRKTRIKDRTGAILGLFLVLTFSARFIIEFFKQQQASYALESALNTGQMLSIPFFFVGIFLLIRAKHSAQSNGEK; from the coding sequence GTGACACATTTTGTTTGGAACGTCGACCCCGTCTTACTCTCACTTGGACCCATTACAATTCATTGGTATGGCGCCTTATTTGCCAGTGCAATTTTTGCTGGCCTGTACTACATGAAGTGGATTTTCACCCTTGAAAAACGCGACGTAGCATTATTAGATAACTTATTAATGTACGTTGTGCTTGGCATTATTATTGGTGCTAGGCTCGGCCATTGTTTTTTTTATGATCCCAGTTTCTACCTTGCTAACCCATTAAAAATATTTGCTATTTGGGAAGGCGGACTAGCAAGTCATGGTGGCGGTTTAGGTGCAATACTCGGTACATGGTTATTTTGTAAAAATAACCATATTCAAACATTATGGTTACTGGATAGGTTAGCCATTGCTACTGCTGTTTTTGGCATTTTTGTTCGTTTAGCAAATTTTGTAAACTCTGAAATATTAGGACATCAAAGCGACGTACCATGGGCCATTGTATTTGAGCGTGTAGATGCTATTGCAAGACACCCAGCTCAATTATACGAAGCCATCGCTTACCTTTTGATCGCAATCACACTTACCATGCTATATCGAAAAACACGTATAAAAGATCGCACTGGTGCCATACTCGGCCTATTTCTGGTACTCACATTTAGTGCGCGCTTTATTATCGAATTTTTTAAGCAGCAACAAGCTTCATATGCACTTGAGTCAGCATTAAATACAGGACAAATGCTAAGTATCCCTTTCTTCTTCGTGGGAATATTTTTATTAATTCGTGCTAAACACAGTGCGCAATCAAATGGTGAAAAGTAA
- a CDS encoding prenyltransferase, which translates to MYLTNLASALPSARPAFLLLAPICVTLAIAIVYRETQQLDALTVLLALIGSVTAAIAVNTINEFQDFESGLDLTTKRTPFSGGSGLLTHNSNLLNAVKLLAALSLVITCAIGIYFTVTQGLAILPIGLLGLILVITYTNWINRHPILCYLAPGLGFGYFMTLGTIIVLNHSITLAHLLLLLIPCLLISNLLLVNQLPDIEQDKRVGRNHWAIKFGIDNAANLYLVSALITISVLVSLVIFEYLPLTSAIAVLPLCATFWVFCAIKSQRHAIGDKPGAMAINVVLTLATPIILSLSLLLT; encoded by the coding sequence ATGTATTTAACAAATTTGGCGTCAGCTTTGCCTAGTGCTAGACCTGCTTTTTTATTACTCGCGCCTATCTGTGTAACGCTAGCCATTGCTATTGTTTACAGAGAAACGCAACAACTTGATGCGCTTACAGTATTGCTGGCACTAATAGGTTCTGTTACCGCAGCAATCGCCGTTAATACAATTAATGAATTTCAGGATTTTGAAAGTGGCTTAGACTTAACAACTAAGCGTACGCCTTTCAGTGGTGGTAGTGGGTTACTTACGCATAATTCAAATTTGCTAAATGCTGTAAAGCTACTGGCTGCCTTGTCGTTAGTCATTACTTGCGCGATTGGTATTTACTTTACTGTTACGCAAGGCTTAGCTATTTTGCCAATAGGTCTACTTGGCTTAATACTTGTTATTACCTATACAAATTGGATTAATCGTCATCCGATACTATGTTATCTCGCGCCTGGTTTAGGCTTTGGCTACTTTATGACGCTAGGTACTATTATTGTTCTTAACCATTCGATCACCCTTGCACATTTGCTCTTACTACTTATTCCCTGCTTATTAATAAGCAATTTATTATTAGTTAACCAACTGCCTGATATAGAACAAGACAAACGTGTAGGACGTAATCACTGGGCAATCAAGTTTGGTATTGATAACGCCGCCAATTTATACCTAGTGAGCGCACTGATCACAATAAGTGTCTTAGTAAGTTTAGTGATATTCGAATATTTGCCTTTAACCTCTGCTATCGCTGTTCTACCTCTTTGCGCAACATTTTGGGTTTTTTGTGCAATAAAAAGTCAACGCCATGCTATTGGTGACAAACCAGGCGCAATGGCGATAAATGTCGTTTTAACATTAGCAACCCCAATAATCTTATCTTTAAGCTTATTGCTGACGTAA
- a CDS encoding aldo/keto reductase has translation MKTLHLPQTPYTSSRLIYGCMRICGDNSIDARNKGKRAIQAALDAGYNHFDHADIYGGGESESLFGEMMKSTPSLRDKLIITSKAGIRPRQENDYAPTRYDFSKKYILNAVEGSLSRLNVDYLDLFLLHRPDFLMDVHEVAETFALLKASGKVKHFGVSNFLPSQVEMLRSVMSMPLVANQVEINIHNIDTLLNGTLDQCQQHQIAPIAWCPLGGVAYSAWGNTFTISDEQRIENELNQQAENYQCQPWQVILAWLLKHPANIFPIIGTTTAERIEAAKVAFSLAYTREDWYRLLEARNGQAVP, from the coding sequence ATGAAAACCTTACATTTACCACAAACGCCTTATACTTCTTCTCGATTAATATATGGTTGTATGCGTATTTGCGGCGATAACTCAATCGATGCACGTAATAAAGGAAAAAGAGCGATACAAGCAGCTCTTGATGCCGGATATAATCATTTTGATCATGCTGATATTTATGGCGGTGGAGAAAGTGAGTCTTTGTTTGGTGAAATGATGAAGTCAACGCCATCATTACGCGATAAATTAATTATTACCTCTAAAGCGGGAATTCGTCCTCGGCAAGAAAATGACTATGCACCAACGCGTTACGATTTTAGTAAGAAGTATATTTTAAATGCTGTTGAAGGTTCATTATCGCGATTAAATGTCGATTATTTAGATCTCTTTTTGTTACATCGTCCTGATTTTTTAATGGATGTGCATGAAGTCGCAGAAACCTTTGCACTATTGAAAGCTTCTGGAAAAGTAAAGCATTTTGGTGTCAGTAACTTTCTACCTTCGCAAGTTGAAATGCTGCGTTCAGTTATGTCAATGCCGCTCGTGGCGAACCAGGTTGAAATTAATATTCATAACATTGATACCTTGCTTAATGGCACATTAGATCAGTGCCAACAGCATCAGATTGCGCCAATTGCTTGGTGTCCTCTTGGTGGCGTCGCTTATTCAGCGTGGGGAAATACTTTTACCATTAGCGATGAGCAACGCATTGAAAATGAGCTAAATCAACAGGCTGAGAATTACCAATGTCAGCCATGGCAAGTGATATTAGCTTGGTTATTAAAGCATCCCGCCAATATTTTTCCGATTATCGGCACTACCACGGCTGAACGTATTGAAGCCGCAAAAGTAGCATTTTCACTTGCATATACACGTGAAGATTGGTATCGATTATTGGAAGCGAGAAATGGGCAAGCTGTTCCTTAG
- a CDS encoding MarR family winged helix-turn-helix transcriptional regulator, whose product MIKTYSFRREIEEGSVINSTARRLAFQLTTEHKEPLDLTEHLPFQIAVVSNLLALNRDWKIRNLSDLDPREMRVLLNIGSYMPIKSADIAYQSRLDSYTVSRAVKKLLSLGLVESQPDQYKKNVKNLVLNEQGLTIYKHVTAAMDQRSKQLESVLTEEEKSAFYQMLAKIEDKAEQLLAEQAKELIAQGLDAPADQKELIRWRKKSKG is encoded by the coding sequence ATGATAAAAACATATAGTTTTAGGCGAGAAATTGAAGAGGGTAGCGTTATTAATTCAACAGCACGTCGCTTAGCGTTTCAACTTACTACTGAGCACAAGGAACCACTCGACTTAACCGAGCATTTGCCATTCCAAATCGCAGTCGTCAGTAATTTATTGGCTTTAAATAGAGATTGGAAAATTCGTAATCTCTCTGATTTGGATCCGCGTGAAATGCGAGTTTTGCTTAATATTGGCTCTTATATGCCAATTAAGTCTGCAGATATCGCTTATCAATCACGTCTTGACTCTTACACGGTTTCTCGTGCTGTTAAAAAGTTACTTTCGTTAGGGCTAGTAGAGTCACAACCTGATCAATACAAGAAAAATGTTAAGAACCTCGTGCTTAATGAGCAAGGGCTTACGATATACAAACACGTGACTGCTGCAATGGACCAGCGCAGTAAACAGCTCGAAAGTGTATTAACGGAAGAAGAAAAATCTGCATTTTATCAAATGTTAGCGAAAATCGAAGATAAGGCTGAACAACTCCTTGCAGAGCAAGCAAAAGAGCTTATTGCACAAGGTTTAGATGCGCCAGCTGATCAGAAAGAACTTATTCGTTGGCGAAAGAAAAGTAAAGGTTAA